The DNA sequence CCACCTTCACGGTCTTGCCCCGCTTGACCCGCCCCGACGTCGGCTGGACGGAGCCGGCCACGAGCCCCAGGAGGGTCGACTTGCCCGCGCCGTTCACCCCGAGGATGCCGGTGCGCTCGCCCGGCGCGATCCGCCATTCCACGTCGGTGAGGATGGGACGCTCGTACGCGACCGAGACGTCCAGGAGGTCGACGACGTCCTTGCCGAGTCGCGAGACGGCGAGCGAGCGGAGGGCGACGGGGTCGCGGATCTCCGGGACGTCGGCGATGAGCGCGTTCGCCGCGTCGATGCGGAACTGGGGCTTGGAGGTGCGCGCGGGCGCTCCACGCCGCAGCCATGCCAGCTCCTTGCGGGCGAGGTTCTGCCGCTTGGCCTCGGAAGCGGCCGCCATGCGGTCGCGCTCGACGCGCTGGAGGATGTACGCCGCGTAACCGCCCTCGAACGGTTCGACGATGCGGTCGTGCACCTCCCACGTGCGGGTGCAGACCTCGTCGAGGAACCACCGGTCGTGCGTGACGACGAGGAGCGCCCCGGAATTCGGCGCCCAGCGGCGCTTGAGGTGCTCGGCGAGCCAGGCGATCGCCTCGACATCGAGGTGGTTGGTGGGCTCGTCGAGCATGAGGACGTCATGGTCGCCGATCAGCAGCTTCGCCAGCGCGACGCGGCGCCGCTGACCACCGGAGAGGTCGGAGATCGGCGCGTTCCAGTCGAAGCCCGAGAGCAGGCCCGCGGTCACGTCGCGCACCCGCGGATCACCCGCCCACTCGTGCTCGGGAAGATCGCCCACCACGGCGCGGGCGACCGTGTCGCCATCGTCGAGCGTGTCGCCCTGGTCGAGCACACCGACGCTGACGCCACGGCGGACGGTCACGCGACCCCCGTCGGGCTCGAGTCGCCCGGCGAGCATCGCGAGGAGGCTGGACTTGCCGTCGCCGTTGCGACCGACGACGCCGATGCGGTCGCCCTCGTCGACGCCGAGCGAGACGGAGTCGAAGATGATGCGCGTGGGGAACTCGAGTTGCAGGGCCTCGGCCCCGAGAAGATGTGCCATGTCCCTCCCAGGGTAGTCGGCCGCGAAAAGCCGCGAGACTGCAACGGGCGTCCGAGACTGAGGGGATCACCCGCAGTCTCGGCGCTCCGCTGCAGTCTCGCGGAAGGGCCGTCAGGGCCGGATCAGATCAGGCCGTTCTCGGTGAGCCAGGCCGTCGCGATGTCGGGCGTGGACTCCTGGTCGACCGTGCTCTGCACGTTCAGCGCAACCAGACCCTCGGGAGTGAGCGCCGCGCTGATCTCGTTGATGATCTCGGCCGCACCGTCGGGCAGCTCTCCGCTGACGACCGGGACGACGTTCGAGGCGAGGAACAGACCCTCGGGGTCTTCGAGCACGACGAGGTCGTCGGTCTGGATGCGGGGGTCGGCCGTGTAGACGTTCGCGACCTGGATCGTGTTCGCCAGGAGCGCCTCGACCGTGGTATCCGCGGTCGGGGAGAACGCGACGGTCACACCGTACGTGTCCAGGAGCCCGGTGGGTCCGTAGGGGCGCTCGGCGAGCTCGGGTGCGCCGCCGAGGGTGAGCGGGGTGGTCACGTTCGCGAGGTCGCCGATCTCGACGAGCGAGTTCTCATCGGCGAATGCCTTCGTCACGGTGTAGGAGTCCTGGTCGGTCGCGGTGGACTGGTCCAGCACGCTCAGGCCCTCGGGCAGCGCGTCGGGCAGCGCCGCGTACACCTCGTCGGCGGTGCGCGCCGTCGTCTCGGGGTCGAAGAACTGCAGGAGGTTTCCGGAGTACTCGGGGAACAGGGTGATCTCCCCCGCCTCCAGGGCGGGGATGTACGCGTCGCGCTGACCGGAGTTGAACGCGTCGCGCGACACGTCGAAGCCGGCGTTCTCGAGCGCCTGTGCGTAGATCTCGGCGATGATCTCGTTCGAGTAGTACGCCTGCGAGCCGATGACGATCGTCTCGCCCCCGGCCGCGGGAGCCTCGGTCTCGGGCGCGAGCGGGTCGCTGGAGGCGCAACCCGAGGCCACGAGTGCGACGCCGGTCAGGATGGCCGCGGTGAAGGCGACCTTGGACTTGTTGATGGTGAACATGGTTCTTTCCTCTGTGTGTGGTGGTGCAGGACTTTCAGGATGCGGCGGCAGCCGTGGTGCGTGCGGATGCCGATCGCCGGGGAGCGGAGTGGTGGGTCTGGGCGGCGCGGATGCCCGCGGGGACGGATGCGCGCTGCAGGAGGGCGAACAAGCCGTCCAGGACGAGTGCGAGCGCCGCGACGAGGAGCGCGCCGCCGAGGACGATGTCGAAACGGCGCAGCGGGATGCCGGCCAGGATGTACTGCCCGAGCCCGCCCAGGTTGATGTACGCGGCGATCGTGACCGTCGCCACGACCTGCAGTGTCGCCGACCGCAGGCCCGCCACCAGCAGCGGCAGACCGAGCGGAACCTCGACGCGCCAGAGCACCTGCCACGGCGTCATCCCCATCGATCGGGCGGCGTCGAGCACTCGACGGTCGATCGCCTCGAACCCGGTGTAGGCCCCGGCCAGGATCGACGGGATCGCCAGGAGGACGAAGGTGATGATCGCGGCCTCGGTCGTGCGGAGCACTCCGAGCAGCAGGAAGAGCAGGATCAGCAGGCCGAAGGACGGAATGGCGCGAGCCGCACCAGAGATCGCGACGGCGATGTCCCGGCCGCGCCCGGTGTGCCCGATCAGCCAGCCGAGCGGCACGGCGATGAGCGCGGCGATCAGGATCGAGAGGAACGTGAACCAGATGTGCTGCGCGAGCGCCACCGGGATCGGTGCGAGGCCCGCCCCGGGGTCACCGGAGAAGATCCACGCGATCGCATCGCCGATGAGGTTCACGCGACCCTCACCTCCAGCGGCAGGTTCGCCCGGCGCGCACGCCGGCGCGCGGCGCGGGACGGCGTCTTCGACCACGGCATGAGCGCGCGCCCGATCAGGACGAGCAGCAGGTCGATCACGAGCGCGATGAGCACCACCGCGACGATGCCGGCGAGCACCTCGGCGATGATCCGCCGCTGCGAGCCGTTCGTGAAGAGGTAGCCGAGGTTCGTCACGCCGATGAGCGCGCCGACGGTCGCGAGGGCGATCGTGCTGACGGCGGTGACTCGGAGCCCCGCGAGGATCACCGGCCCGGCGAGGGGGAAGTCGACCGCCCAGAACCGCCGCCCCGCGCCGTACCCCATCGCCGTCGCGGACAGCCGCACGGCGGGGTCGACCGAGCCGAGTCCGTCCGAAACCGACCGCGTCATGAGCGCGATCGCGTAGATCGTGAGGGCGAGGATCAGGTTGACTTCGCTGAAGATCGGCGTTCCGATCAGAACGGGGAGCAGCGGGAGCAGCGCGAGCGAAGGGATCGTGTACAGCAGACCCGTGACGGTGAGGATGCCGCCTCGCGCGGCCCGGTATCGCCAGGCGAGCCACCCGAGCGGCACGGACAGCACGAACCCGAGGATGATCGAGATGATCGACTGCCGCAGGTGCACCAGCGTCAGCTCCCAGATCAGATCCAGGTTGTTCGCGACCCAGTTCATCGGGCGTCTCCGACGATCGCTCCCTGGGTGCGGCCCTCGCTGTCGACCACCACCGCGCCGCGGTCGGTCTGCTTGATCGTGAGTGCCCGCGCGCCGCGGTCGACGCCGATGAAGCTCGCGACGAAGTCGTCGGCGGGACTCTCGATGATCTCGCTCGGCGAGCCGACCTGGGCGATGCGGGCGCCCTTCTGGAGGATCACGACCTGGTCGCCCAGGAGGAACGCCTCGTCGATGTCGTGCGTGACGAACACGACGGTCTTGCCGAGTTCTCTCTGCAGTCGGATGAGCTCCTGTTGCAGATCGGCGCGCACGATCGGGTCGACCGCGCCGAACGGCTCGTCCATCAGCAGGATGTTGGGGTCGGAGGCGAGTCCGCGGGCGACGCCGACGCGCTGTTGCTGACCGCCGGACAGCTGGCTCGGGTAGCGGCCGGCCAGCGAGCGGTCCAGGCCCACCGTGTCGAGCAGACCGAGCGCCTGCTCCCGGGCCTTCTTCTTGGGCACGCCGCTCAGCACCGGCACGGTGGCGACGTTGTCGATCACCGTGAAGTGGGGCATGAGCCCGGAGTTCTGCATGACGTAGCCGATGCTGCGACGCAGCTTGACCGCATCCTTCGCCAGGATGCTCTCCCCGTCGATCGAGATATCGCCGCCGGACGGCTCGACCATGCGGTTGATCATGCGCAGCAGCGTCGTCTTGCCGCAGCCGGAGGATCCGACGAAGACCGTCGTCTTGCGCGACGGGATGATCAGATGGAAGTCCTCGACCGCGCGCGTGCCGTCGGGGAACTCCTTCGTGACGTTCGAGAACTCGATCATGGGACGACCTTGCTCAGGCCGTGACCTCGACTTCCTTCCAGAAGGCCACGTACCCCGAGAAGTCGCGTCCGACTCGCTCGATCGCGGTCGGGTACGGGGTCGGGTACGCCCAGGCACGGTCCGCGAGCACGTCGTCGCCCGAGACGACCGAGTAGTACTGGCACTCGCCCTTCCACGGGCATGTGTAGGGCGTCGGACTCTCCTGGAG is a window from the Microbacterium lacus genome containing:
- a CDS encoding ABC transporter substrate-binding protein, which encodes MFTINKSKVAFTAAILTGVALVASGCASSDPLAPETEAPAAGGETIVIGSQAYYSNEIIAEIYAQALENAGFDVSRDAFNSGQRDAYIPALEAGEITLFPEYSGNLLQFFDPETTARTADEVYAALPDALPEGLSVLDQSTATDQDSYTVTKAFADENSLVEIGDLANVTTPLTLGGAPELAERPYGPTGLLDTYGVTVAFSPTADTTVEALLANTIQVANVYTADPRIQTDDLVVLEDPEGLFLASNVVPVVSGELPDGAAEIINEISAALTPEGLVALNVQSTVDQESTPDIATAWLTENGLI
- a CDS encoding ABC transporter permease — protein: MNWVANNLDLIWELTLVHLRQSIISIILGFVLSVPLGWLAWRYRAARGGILTVTGLLYTIPSLALLPLLPVLIGTPIFSEVNLILALTIYAIALMTRSVSDGLGSVDPAVRLSATAMGYGAGRRFWAVDFPLAGPVILAGLRVTAVSTIALATVGALIGVTNLGYLFTNGSQRRIIAEVLAGIVAVVLIALVIDLLLVLIGRALMPWSKTPSRAARRRARRANLPLEVRVA
- a CDS encoding DUF427 domain-containing protein, which gives rise to MKAHLNGTVIAEADEADLVKIEGNWYFPPASVKREFLQESPTPYTCPWKGECQYYSVVSGDDVLADRAWAYPTPYPTAIERVGRDFSGYVAFWKEVEVTA
- a CDS encoding ABC-F family ATP-binding cassette domain-containing protein, translating into MAHLLGAEALQLEFPTRIIFDSVSLGVDEGDRIGVVGRNGDGKSSLLAMLAGRLEPDGGRVTVRRGVSVGVLDQGDTLDDGDTVARAVVGDLPEHEWAGDPRVRDVTAGLLSGFDWNAPISDLSGGQRRRVALAKLLIGDHDVLMLDEPTNHLDVEAIAWLAEHLKRRWAPNSGALLVVTHDRWFLDEVCTRTWEVHDRIVEPFEGGYAAYILQRVERDRMAAASEAKRQNLARKELAWLRRGAPARTSKPQFRIDAANALIADVPEIRDPVALRSLAVSRLGKDVVDLLDVSVAYERPILTDVEWRIAPGERTGILGVNGAGKSTLLGLVAGSVQPTSGRVKRGKTVKVATLTQRLDELEAHLDDPVRVVLERLRTTYTFGTGSKAQDLTPGQLLERMGFSSAQLSTPVKDLSGGQKRRLQLLLVLLDQPNVLILDEPTNDLDTDMLAAIEDLLDSWPGTLLVVSHDRYFIERVTDQQYAILGGRLRHLPGGVDEYLRLRHRQEEQADAAAAASASASAPASTGLTGAELRAAQKEVGAIERRLAKLATLIDAAHVKIAEHDQNDYTGVAAQTATLRELETEVSELEERWLELSELV
- a CDS encoding ABC transporter permease, with translation MNLIGDAIAWIFSGDPGAGLAPIPVALAQHIWFTFLSILIAALIAVPLGWLIGHTGRGRDIAVAISGAARAIPSFGLLILLFLLLGVLRTTEAAIITFVLLAIPSILAGAYTGFEAIDRRVLDAARSMGMTPWQVLWRVEVPLGLPLLVAGLRSATLQVVATVTIAAYINLGGLGQYILAGIPLRRFDIVLGGALLVAALALVLDGLFALLQRASVPAGIRAAQTHHSAPRRSASARTTAAAAS
- a CDS encoding ABC transporter ATP-binding protein, with translation MIEFSNVTKEFPDGTRAVEDFHLIIPSRKTTVFVGSSGCGKTTLLRMINRMVEPSGGDISIDGESILAKDAVKLRRSIGYVMQNSGLMPHFTVIDNVATVPVLSGVPKKKAREQALGLLDTVGLDRSLAGRYPSQLSGGQQQRVGVARGLASDPNILLMDEPFGAVDPIVRADLQQELIRLQRELGKTVVFVTHDIDEAFLLGDQVVILQKGARIAQVGSPSEIIESPADDFVASFIGVDRGARALTIKQTDRGAVVVDSEGRTQGAIVGDAR